One window from the genome of Amycolatopsis sp. NBC_01480 encodes:
- a CDS encoding trypsin-like serine peptidase, producing MRRARVVVTVGTVVLLSVTGTVVAGAGHGLSPADSSPAKALPPEQPAAAVGALFLDGTHYCTASVVHSDHGDELLTAAHCIHDGEGGDYLTGLTFAPGYHDGVAPLGFWDVGDELVAPGWTDSSDPDLDFGFATAHQTGATRPLEAITGSNRLGTGQPFARPVNVTGYPESDEAPAVCSTTSKQQDERQLRVDCPGFATGTSGGPWVTDADPATKLGTVIGVVGGYESGGDTDDVSYSSYFGDDIAALYRQATSRP from the coding sequence ATGCGACGGGCACGGGTGGTGGTCACGGTCGGCACCGTGGTGTTGCTGAGCGTGACCGGGACGGTCGTGGCCGGCGCCGGTCATGGGCTCTCACCTGCGGATTCGTCGCCGGCCAAGGCCTTGCCGCCAGAGCAGCCGGCGGCCGCCGTCGGCGCGCTGTTCCTCGACGGCACGCACTACTGCACTGCCAGCGTCGTGCACAGCGACCACGGCGACGAGCTGCTGACGGCCGCGCACTGCATCCACGACGGCGAGGGCGGCGACTACCTCACCGGCCTGACCTTCGCGCCCGGCTACCACGACGGCGTCGCGCCGCTCGGCTTCTGGGACGTCGGCGACGAGCTGGTGGCGCCGGGCTGGACCGACTCCTCCGACCCCGACCTCGACTTCGGCTTCGCCACCGCCCACCAGACCGGCGCGACCCGCCCGCTCGAGGCGATCACGGGCTCGAACCGGCTCGGCACGGGCCAGCCGTTCGCGCGGCCCGTGAACGTGACCGGCTACCCGGAGTCCGACGAGGCACCGGCCGTCTGCAGCACGACTTCGAAACAGCAGGACGAGCGCCAGCTGCGGGTGGACTGCCCCGGCTTCGCCACCGGGACCAGCGGCGGCCCGTGGGTCACGGACGCGGACCCGGCCACGAAGCTCGGCACGGTGATCGGCGTGGTCGGCGGCTACGAGTCCGGCGGTGACACCGACGACGTCTCTTACTCCAGCTACTTCGGCGACGACATCGCCGCGCTCTACCGGCAAGCCACCTCGCGACCTTGA
- a CDS encoding NAD(P)H-quinone oxidoreductase — protein sequence MYAITIREPGGPDVLEWTEVPDPRPGPGEVLIDVAASAVNRADLLQRQGFYPPPRGASEVLGLECSGVIAELGEGVECWNVGDEVCALLAGGGYAEKVAVPAGQVLPVPAEVETLAAAGLPEVACTVWANVVMHAGLHEGQVLLVHGGAGGIGTHAIQVGKALGATVAVTAGSAERLERCRQLGADITINYKEQDFVEVLAKETGGANVILDNMGAKYLERNVDTLAMDGRLIVIGMQGGVQGELNLGKLMGKRASVFGAGLRARPLDQKAAIVADVRERLWPLVEQGSVGPIVGQVVPMAEAASAHRMLEEGTVFGKVLLAAKS from the coding sequence ATGTACGCGATCACGATCCGTGAGCCAGGTGGGCCCGACGTACTCGAATGGACCGAGGTCCCCGACCCCCGGCCCGGACCGGGGGAAGTCCTCATCGACGTCGCCGCGAGCGCGGTCAACCGCGCCGATCTCCTGCAGCGCCAAGGCTTCTACCCGCCGCCGCGCGGCGCGAGCGAGGTGCTCGGCCTCGAATGCTCCGGCGTGATCGCCGAACTCGGCGAGGGCGTCGAGTGCTGGAACGTCGGCGACGAGGTCTGCGCGCTGCTCGCGGGCGGCGGCTACGCGGAGAAGGTCGCCGTCCCGGCCGGCCAGGTCCTCCCGGTCCCGGCCGAGGTGGAGACGCTCGCCGCGGCCGGGCTGCCCGAGGTCGCCTGCACCGTCTGGGCGAACGTCGTGATGCACGCCGGCCTGCACGAGGGCCAGGTGCTGCTGGTGCACGGCGGCGCGGGCGGCATCGGCACGCACGCGATCCAGGTCGGCAAGGCGCTGGGCGCCACCGTCGCGGTGACCGCGGGCTCGGCCGAGCGGCTGGAGCGCTGCCGCCAGCTCGGCGCCGACATCACCATCAACTACAAGGAGCAGGACTTCGTCGAGGTGCTGGCGAAGGAGACCGGCGGCGCGAACGTCATCCTCGACAACATGGGCGCGAAGTACCTCGAACGCAACGTCGACACCCTGGCCATGGACGGCCGGCTGATCGTGATCGGCATGCAGGGCGGCGTCCAGGGCGAGCTGAACCTCGGCAAGCTGATGGGCAAGCGCGCCAGCGTGTTCGGCGCCGGCCTGCGCGCGCGGCCGCTGGACCAGAAGGCCGCGATCGTCGCCGACGTCCGCGAGCGGCTGTGGCCGCTGGTCGAGCAGGGCTCGGTGGGGCCGATCGTCGGCCAGGTCGTGCCGATGGCCGAGGCCGCGTCCGCGCACCGGATGCTCGAGGAGGGCACCGTGTTCGGGAAAGTGCTGCTGGCAGCCAAGTCCTGA
- the tnpC gene encoding IS66 family transposase yields MAALVVAQAETIRVLRAEVERLSARVTELERQLKTTSRNSSKPPSQDVYSKPAPKSLRRKTGRVQGKQPGAPGASLKLVDDPDVVVDHVPVACSGCGTGLSRRPDVGVVRRQVHDLPEIVPVVTEHRLHQKRCRCGVLTTAPAPVEATAPACYGPNLTALAAYLLAYQHIPVSRAAELLGEVTGAPVSTGWVSSVLGRLAPGLEPFVAATAAAVAAAPVAHFDETDIRVLSKNRWLHSASTAWLTVYFLHDKRGREAIDAFGVLDGFTGVAVHDGYHSYRTYDLVHALCNAHHQRELQAAAETHPDQTWPTGLSDLLDELNAAAHTARDLDLTAIPGEVLTPLTSRYDTLVRAGLDLHPRNQRGHPKGGRPTQTPGRRLLERLQKYRDDVLRFAFDLTVPFTNNQAERDIRMTKTQLKISGGWRTHHGATTWLTVRSYISTIRKNGLNTLTALRDAITGNPWLPTNLAIT; encoded by the coding sequence TTGGCCGCGCTGGTGGTCGCGCAGGCGGAAACGATCCGGGTGTTGCGGGCCGAGGTGGAGCGGTTGAGTGCCCGGGTGACGGAGCTGGAGCGGCAGCTGAAGACCACGTCACGGAATTCGTCGAAACCGCCGTCGCAAGATGTGTATTCCAAGCCTGCGCCGAAGTCGTTGCGGCGGAAGACCGGTCGTGTGCAAGGGAAACAGCCCGGTGCGCCGGGCGCGAGCCTGAAACTGGTCGACGATCCCGACGTCGTTGTCGATCATGTTCCGGTGGCGTGTTCGGGCTGCGGGACAGGGCTGTCGCGCCGTCCGGATGTGGGTGTGGTGCGCCGTCAGGTGCATGATCTGCCCGAGATCGTGCCGGTGGTGACCGAGCACCGGCTGCATCAGAAGCGGTGTCGTTGCGGGGTGCTGACCACCGCCCCGGCTCCCGTCGAGGCGACCGCCCCGGCCTGTTATGGCCCGAACCTGACCGCGCTGGCCGCGTATCTGCTGGCCTATCAGCACATTCCGGTCTCCCGGGCCGCTGAGCTCCTTGGCGAGGTGACCGGGGCGCCGGTGTCGACCGGCTGGGTCAGCTCGGTGCTGGGCCGTCTCGCGCCCGGGTTGGAGCCGTTCGTCGCCGCGACCGCTGCCGCGGTCGCGGCGGCGCCGGTGGCGCATTTCGACGAGACCGACATCCGGGTCCTCAGCAAGAATCGGTGGCTGCACTCGGCCAGCACGGCCTGGCTGACCGTCTACTTCCTGCATGACAAACGTGGCCGCGAGGCGATCGACGCGTTCGGTGTCCTGGACGGGTTCACCGGGGTCGCGGTGCACGACGGTTACCACTCCTACCGCACTTACGACCTCGTTCACGCACTCTGCAACGCCCACCACCAGCGGGAACTCCAAGCCGCGGCCGAAACCCACCCCGACCAGACCTGGCCCACCGGGCTCAGCGACCTCCTCGACGAGCTCAACGCCGCCGCTCACACCGCCCGTGACCTCGACCTGACCGCCATCCCCGGCGAGGTCCTCACACCCCTGACCAGCCGCTACGACACCCTCGTCCGAGCCGGCCTGGACCTGCACCCACGCAACCAGCGAGGCCACCCGAAAGGCGGAAGACCCACCCAAACACCAGGCCGCCGCCTGCTTGAACGCCTCCAGAAATACCGCGATGACGTCCTGCGGTTCGCGTTCGACCTGACCGTCCCTTTCACCAACAACCAGGCCGAACGCGACATCCGCATGACCAAAACCCAACTCAAGATCTCCGGCGGATGGCGCACCCACCACGGCGCCACCACCTGGCTCACCGTGCGCTCCTACATCTCCACCATCCGCAAAAACGGCCTCAACACCCTGACCGCACTCCGCGACGCCATCACCGGAAACCCCTGGCTACCAACCAACCTAGCCATCACCTGA
- a CDS encoding Ldh family oxidoreductase encodes MPLRPRSLRQARPAAAETPEDTPIPEQVWQRVPADELVTLVSLVLTAHDFPEYRARMAAEALCHGDLTGSSDSGVAELTSVHLPAVKSGYVRPRAEPLMIADRGAAALLDYRRAPGLWAVGDAMDRAIVRAGRFGVGLVSLRGVGPFGRVGHHAARALPHGMIGLVLAAGGVEEHPAHPLGMAAPAGAYPEFVLDVDIADAARNPAFAGFALLVDVLAGVLSGVADHDHDTGLLVLAIAPTTLRSADGFYRTASALFGSMLGWEGGAPIRYPGWREAQYLEQCRALGVPLSAPVRRELDALAAGLGLPPLTSVE; translated from the coding sequence GTGCCCCTCAGACCACGTTCGTTGCGTCAAGCCCGCCCCGCCGCCGCAGAAACCCCTGAAGACACCCCGATTCCCGAGCAGGTCTGGCAGCGCGTTCCGGCCGACGAACTGGTCACGCTCGTCTCCCTTGTGCTGACGGCGCACGACTTTCCCGAGTACCGCGCCCGCATGGCCGCCGAGGCGCTGTGCCACGGGGACCTCACCGGCTCGTCGGACTCCGGCGTCGCCGAGCTCACCAGCGTCCACCTGCCCGCGGTGAAAAGCGGTTACGTGCGTCCGCGCGCCGAGCCGCTGATGATCGCCGACCGCGGGGCCGCCGCGTTGCTCGACTACCGCCGCGCGCCCGGGCTGTGGGCCGTGGGCGACGCGATGGATCGCGCCATCGTGCGGGCCGGGCGGTTCGGCGTCGGGCTGGTTTCGCTGCGCGGGGTCGGGCCGTTCGGCCGCGTCGGGCACCACGCCGCGCGGGCGCTGCCGCACGGGATGATCGGCCTGGTCCTGGCCGCGGGCGGGGTGGAAGAGCATCCCGCGCACCCGCTCGGCATGGCCGCGCCGGCCGGCGCGTACCCGGAGTTCGTGCTCGACGTCGACATCGCCGACGCCGCCCGCAACCCCGCGTTCGCCGGTTTCGCCCTGCTCGTGGACGTGCTGGCCGGCGTGCTCTCCGGCGTCGCCGACCACGACCACGACACGGGCCTGCTGGTGCTGGCGATCGCGCCGACCACCCTGCGCAGCGCCGACGGCTTCTACCGCACGGCCAGTGCCCTGTTCGGCAGCATGCTCGGCTGGGAGGGCGGCGCGCCGATCCGCTACCCGGGCTGGCGCGAGGCGCAGTACCTCGAACAGTGCCGCGCCCTGGGCGTCCCGCTCAGCGCCCCGGTGCGCCGTGAACTGGACGCACTGGCCGCCGGGCTGGGGCTGCCACCCCTGACCAGCGTGGAGTGA
- a CDS encoding RNA-binding S4 domain-containing protein has translation MSEPVRDVPITGEPIRLGQFLKLAGLAEDGSHAKDLLDAEEVTVNGELETRRGRQLSDGDVVAVGRERGRVTLVS, from the coding sequence ATGAGCGAGCCCGTGCGCGACGTGCCCATCACCGGTGAGCCGATCCGGCTCGGCCAGTTCCTGAAGCTGGCCGGCCTCGCCGAGGACGGCTCCCACGCCAAAGACCTGCTCGACGCCGAAGAGGTCACGGTCAACGGCGAACTGGAGACCCGCCGCGGCCGTCAGCTCTCCGACGGTGACGTGGTGGCGGTGGGACGTGAGCGCGGTCGGGTCACGCTGGTGAGCTGA
- a CDS encoding response regulator produces MIRTLIVDDDFRVAGVHAAFVTEVPGFAVAGIAHTAAEARARVRELSPDLVLLDVYLPDEPGLSVLPDLQTDTIVLSAATDPRSIGAAIRAGALNYLIKPFTTRQLAERLTSYARYRGQLANDRALTQDDVDRAYRALHDQDRAAAPKGQSSATSRLVSEQLRNSPVPLSAAEIAGELGMARATAQRYLTALAESGAVEMRLRYGATGRPEHEYLWAG; encoded by the coding sequence ATGATCCGCACCCTGATCGTGGACGACGACTTCCGCGTGGCCGGCGTGCACGCGGCCTTCGTGACGGAGGTGCCGGGCTTCGCGGTCGCGGGCATCGCCCACACCGCGGCCGAGGCGCGCGCCCGCGTCCGCGAGCTGTCGCCGGACCTGGTGCTGCTGGACGTCTACCTGCCGGACGAGCCCGGCCTGTCCGTGCTGCCGGACCTGCAGACCGACACCATCGTCCTGTCCGCAGCCACGGACCCGCGCTCGATCGGCGCGGCGATCCGCGCGGGCGCGCTGAACTACCTGATCAAACCCTTCACCACCCGGCAGCTGGCCGAACGGCTCACCTCGTACGCCCGGTACCGGGGCCAGCTGGCCAACGACCGCGCGCTGACGCAGGACGACGTCGACCGCGCCTACCGGGCGTTGCACGACCAGGACCGGGCCGCGGCCCCGAAAGGCCAGTCCAGCGCGACGTCGCGGCTGGTTTCGGAGCAGCTGCGCAACTCCCCGGTCCCGCTCTCGGCCGCGGAGATCGCCGGAGAGCTGGGCATGGCGCGGGCTACCGCCCAGCGTTACCTCACCGCGCTGGCCGAATCAGGCGCCGTCGAAATGCGGCTGCGCTACGGCGCCACCGGACGCCCGGAGCACGAGTACCTCTGGGCCGGTTGA
- a CDS encoding M28 family metallopeptidase, which yields MLLTRKRLIPPVVLAACVTLALGAAPATAANGDDLALAKQLTKKVGLDGVNRHLIALQRFADTNGGTCAASTEGHKKSAEYIAGKLEAAGYTVTRQQFPFTYNETLAEKLVVAGAGVPVTAMEYSPSTPVGGVTATLAVIPADATPGCEAADYGDVTGKIALVSRGSCPFAQKQQAAAGAGAIGVIVANNEPGPLNGTLGDPAGARIPTGGVSHTDGQALAAKDGASVTLELRTFQEARTSYNVIAETKTGRKDNVVMLGSHLDSVPAGPGINDNGTGSAALLETALQLGGKPKVNNAVRFGFWSAEEFGLVGSTYYVYSLSFEQQLDIALYLNFDMIGSPNAGYFAYDGDNSDGVGSGPGPYGSGQIEKTFVDYLASRGVSAEGTDFTGRSDYGEFIAVGIPAGGLDTGAEVLKTPAQAAKWGGTAGLAFDPCYHQACDNLGNIDRVALERNSDGVAWAVGVYATSTESVNGVASGKAGKAKKQRSLTGHRAAAGDALAS from the coding sequence ATGCTATTGACCCGAAAGAGACTCATTCCGCCGGTGGTGCTGGCCGCGTGCGTGACCCTCGCGCTCGGCGCGGCCCCCGCCACGGCGGCCAACGGCGACGACCTCGCGCTCGCGAAGCAGCTGACCAAGAAGGTCGGGCTGGACGGGGTGAACCGGCACCTCATCGCGTTGCAGCGGTTCGCCGACACCAACGGCGGCACGTGCGCGGCGAGCACGGAGGGGCACAAGAAGTCCGCGGAGTACATCGCGGGCAAGCTGGAAGCCGCGGGTTACACCGTCACGCGGCAGCAGTTTCCGTTCACCTACAACGAAACCCTGGCGGAGAAGCTCGTCGTGGCCGGCGCCGGCGTGCCCGTGACCGCGATGGAGTACAGCCCGTCGACGCCGGTCGGCGGCGTCACGGCGACGCTCGCGGTGATCCCGGCCGACGCCACCCCGGGCTGCGAGGCCGCCGACTACGGCGACGTCACCGGCAAGATCGCCTTGGTGTCACGCGGTTCCTGCCCGTTCGCGCAGAAGCAGCAGGCGGCCGCCGGCGCGGGCGCGATCGGCGTGATCGTCGCCAACAACGAGCCCGGCCCGCTCAACGGCACCCTCGGCGACCCGGCCGGCGCGCGCATCCCGACCGGCGGCGTCTCGCACACCGACGGCCAGGCGCTGGCGGCGAAGGACGGCGCGAGCGTGACGCTGGAGCTGCGGACCTTCCAGGAGGCGCGCACCAGCTACAACGTGATCGCCGAGACGAAGACCGGGCGCAAGGACAACGTCGTGATGCTCGGCTCGCACCTCGACAGCGTCCCGGCCGGCCCGGGCATCAACGACAACGGCACGGGCTCCGCGGCCCTGCTGGAGACCGCGTTGCAGCTGGGCGGAAAGCCGAAGGTGAACAACGCGGTGCGCTTCGGGTTCTGGAGCGCCGAGGAGTTCGGCCTGGTGGGCTCGACGTACTACGTGTACTCGCTGAGCTTCGAGCAGCAGCTGGACATCGCGCTGTACCTGAACTTCGACATGATCGGCTCGCCCAACGCCGGCTACTTCGCCTACGACGGCGACAACTCGGACGGCGTCGGCTCCGGTCCCGGCCCGTACGGCTCGGGCCAGATCGAAAAGACCTTCGTCGACTACCTGGCCTCGCGCGGCGTTTCGGCGGAGGGCACGGACTTCACCGGCCGCTCGGACTACGGCGAGTTCATCGCCGTCGGCATCCCGGCGGGCGGCCTGGACACCGGCGCGGAGGTGCTGAAGACCCCGGCGCAGGCCGCGAAGTGGGGCGGTACGGCGGGCCTCGCGTTCGATCCCTGTTACCACCAGGCGTGCGACAACCTGGGCAACATCGACCGTGTCGCCCTGGAACGCAACTCCGACGGTGTGGCCTGGGCTGTCGGCGTCTACGCGACCAGCACGGAGAGCGTGAACGGCGTCGCCTCGGGGAAGGCCGGGAAGGCGAAGAAGCAGCGGTCGCTGACGGGGCACAGGGCTGCGGCGGGTGACGCGCTGGCCTCGTAA
- a CDS encoding SDR family NAD(P)-dependent oxidoreductase encodes MKNFAQKVAVITGAGSGIGRALALELALRGTRLALSDVDSTALDETVGLAGERGAEARGYALDVADREAVLAHAEAVVADFGQVNLVVNNAGVALGATVEEMSFKDFDWLMGINLGGVVNGTKAFLPHLIASGDGHLVNVSSVFGFIGVPTQSAYNAAKFAVRGFTEALREEMLAARHPVGVSCVHPGGIKTNIVRHSRGGDEDKAAAAAGFEKIAMTTPEKAARTILRGVERRAARILIGPDAYVLDAIPRVLGSAYQRPLASLTRLGLKRSGMN; translated from the coding sequence ATGAAGAATTTCGCGCAGAAGGTCGCGGTGATCACCGGAGCGGGCTCGGGCATCGGCCGCGCGCTGGCCCTCGAGCTGGCCCTCCGGGGCACCCGGCTCGCACTGTCCGATGTGGACTCGACAGCGCTCGACGAGACCGTGGGCCTGGCCGGCGAGCGTGGTGCGGAGGCCCGCGGGTACGCCCTCGACGTCGCGGACCGCGAGGCCGTGCTCGCGCACGCCGAGGCGGTCGTCGCCGATTTCGGCCAGGTGAACCTCGTGGTGAACAACGCCGGGGTCGCGCTGGGCGCCACCGTCGAGGAGATGAGCTTCAAGGACTTCGACTGGCTGATGGGCATCAATCTGGGCGGTGTGGTGAACGGCACAAAGGCGTTCCTGCCGCATCTCATCGCTTCCGGCGACGGGCACCTGGTGAATGTCTCGAGCGTGTTCGGATTCATCGGAGTGCCGACGCAGAGCGCTTACAACGCGGCGAAGTTCGCCGTTCGCGGATTCACCGAGGCGTTGCGCGAAGAAATGCTGGCGGCCCGGCATCCGGTGGGCGTCAGCTGTGTGCACCCGGGCGGGATCAAGACCAACATCGTGCGGCACTCGCGTGGCGGCGACGAGGACAAGGCGGCCGCGGCGGCCGGTTTCGAGAAAATAGCCATGACCACACCGGAGAAGGCCGCGCGGACGATCCTGCGCGGCGTCGAACGGCGCGCCGCCCGGATTCTCATCGGCCCGGACGCATACGTGCTGGACGCGATCCCGCGGGTGCTCGGCTCGGCCTACCAGCGTCCGCTCGCGTCGTTGACGCGGCTGGGCCTCAAGCGCTCCGGGATGAACTGA
- a CDS encoding cysteine desulfurase-like protein yields the protein MAFDVARIRGLFPALGDGWIHFDGAAGMLVPEQVASAVSTAMRAPVSGPGGAFPASQRAESIVTAARRAVADLVGAEPASVVLGPSAPVMLRRLVDALAERWTIGDEVVVSRLDEQANLAPWQRAAKRVGAVVRWGEIDIETCELPAWQYENLVSARTKAVAVTLASGSVGTRPDVPTVIEFAKRVGALVVVDATYAAPFVPLDLAELGADVMVVSAQAWGGPSVGALVFRDPEMLERISSVSLDPGARGPARLELGPHAHPLLAGLVASIDYLAGLDDAATGSRRERLVTSLGSAKSYHAGLLAQLSTELRSLRHIMVIGDAMRRIPALAFAVAGKKSPEVAEYLASQGLCAFADDGSSGVFASLGVGEVGGAVRIGLAHYSNVFEINQLVRVLEELR from the coding sequence ATGGCGTTTGACGTCGCGCGCATCCGTGGGTTGTTCCCCGCTCTGGGTGACGGCTGGATTCACTTCGACGGCGCCGCCGGAATGCTCGTCCCGGAACAGGTCGCTTCGGCCGTGTCGACGGCGATGCGTGCCCCGGTTTCCGGGCCGGGCGGAGCGTTCCCGGCCTCCCAGCGGGCGGAAAGCATCGTCACCGCGGCCCGGCGCGCCGTGGCCGATCTGGTCGGGGCGGAGCCGGCTTCCGTCGTGCTCGGACCGAGCGCGCCGGTGATGCTGCGCCGCCTGGTCGACGCGCTCGCCGAGCGCTGGACGATCGGCGACGAGGTCGTGGTCTCCCGCCTGGACGAGCAGGCGAACCTCGCGCCGTGGCAGCGTGCCGCGAAGCGCGTGGGCGCCGTGGTGCGCTGGGGCGAGATCGACATCGAGACGTGCGAGCTGCCCGCCTGGCAGTACGAGAACCTGGTGTCCGCGCGGACCAAGGCCGTCGCCGTCACGCTGGCTTCGGGGTCCGTCGGGACCCGGCCGGACGTGCCGACGGTGATCGAGTTCGCCAAGCGCGTCGGCGCGCTGGTGGTGGTGGACGCGACGTATGCGGCGCCGTTCGTGCCGCTGGACCTCGCCGAGCTGGGCGCGGACGTGATGGTCGTTTCCGCGCAGGCATGGGGCGGGCCTTCGGTGGGCGCGCTGGTGTTCCGCGACCCCGAGATGCTGGAACGGATCTCGTCGGTGTCGCTCGACCCGGGCGCGCGCGGCCCGGCCCGGCTGGAGCTGGGGCCGCACGCGCACCCACTGCTCGCGGGCCTCGTCGCGTCGATCGACTACCTGGCCGGACTCGACGACGCGGCCACCGGCTCCCGGCGCGAGCGGCTCGTGACGTCGCTGGGCTCGGCCAAGTCGTACCACGCCGGGCTGCTGGCCCAGCTGTCCACGGAACTGCGCTCGCTGCGGCACATCATGGTGATCGGCGACGCGATGCGCCGCATCCCCGCGCTCGCTTTCGCCGTCGCCGGCAAGAAGTCGCCGGAAGTAGCGGAGTACCTCGCTTCGCAGGGCCTGTGCGCCTTCGCGGACGACGGCTCCAGCGGCGTCTTCGCGTCGCTGGGCGTCGGCGAAGTGGGCGGCGCCGTGCGCATCGGGCTCGCGCACTACTCGAACGTCTTCGAGATCAACCAGCTGGTGCGGGTGCTCGAAGAACTCCGCTGA
- the ypfJ gene encoding KPN_02809 family neutral zinc metallopeptidase, with the protein MRFDDNAGLDTSEVQDMRGSGGGGGGIGGRVAIGGGGLGLVGLVIYFLMSQFGGVSLGPSTASSGLGLSNLGSGQQVDSTTLAQKCHTGADANRDHDCAIVAVVNSVQDYWAQEFARSGRTYKKAPTRFFSGGVRTGCGSATSDTGPFYCPADSDVYIDLSFFNELKTRFGAQGGLFTESYVLAHEYGHHVQNLNGTSKQGTGTGPKSGSVRLELQADCYAGVWANHASTTPTESGQPLVQDITQDDISRALDTASRIGDDYIQTKLGSGQADPSSFTHGTSAQREKWFTTGFQTGQPARCDTFGTNNLG; encoded by the coding sequence GTGCGATTCGACGACAACGCGGGGCTGGACACCTCCGAGGTCCAGGACATGCGGGGCAGCGGCGGCGGTGGCGGCGGGATCGGCGGCCGCGTCGCGATCGGCGGCGGCGGGCTCGGCCTGGTCGGCCTGGTCATCTACTTCCTGATGTCGCAGTTCGGCGGGGTGAGCCTCGGCCCGAGCACCGCGTCAAGCGGGCTGGGCCTGAGCAACCTCGGCTCCGGGCAGCAGGTGGACAGCACCACACTGGCGCAGAAGTGCCACACCGGCGCGGACGCCAACCGCGACCACGACTGCGCGATCGTCGCCGTGGTCAACTCCGTGCAGGACTACTGGGCGCAGGAGTTCGCCCGCTCCGGCCGGACCTACAAGAAGGCGCCGACCCGCTTCTTCAGCGGTGGCGTCCGCACCGGCTGCGGCAGCGCGACCTCGGACACCGGGCCGTTCTACTGCCCCGCCGACTCCGACGTCTACATCGACCTGTCCTTCTTCAACGAGCTGAAGACCCGCTTCGGCGCGCAGGGCGGGCTGTTCACCGAGTCGTACGTGCTCGCGCACGAGTACGGCCACCACGTGCAGAACCTCAACGGCACCTCGAAGCAGGGCACCGGCACCGGCCCGAAGTCCGGCTCGGTCCGGCTCGAGCTGCAGGCCGACTGCTACGCCGGCGTCTGGGCCAACCACGCCTCGACGACCCCGACCGAAAGCGGGCAACCGCTGGTCCAGGACATCACGCAGGACGACATCTCCCGCGCGCTGGACACCGCGTCCCGGATCGGCGACGACTACATCCAAACCAAGCTCGGCAGCGGGCAGGCCGACCCGTCCAGCTTCACCCACGGCACCTCCGCCCAGCGGGAGAAGTGGTTCACCACCGGGTTCCAGACCGGCCAGCCCGCCCGCTGCGACACCTTCGGGACCAACAACCTCGGCTGA
- a CDS encoding DUF2277 domain-containing protein — translation MCRNITTLRGLDPAATTEEIEAAARQYVRKVTGVQSVSDATRAPFESAVAEIAAITTRLLAELPERRQPPPTVPPLRRPEVRARMALKELKKP, via the coding sequence ATGTGCCGAAACATCACCACGTTGCGCGGACTCGATCCCGCTGCGACCACGGAGGAGATCGAAGCGGCCGCGCGCCAGTACGTCCGCAAAGTGACCGGCGTGCAGTCGGTTTCGGACGCCACGCGCGCCCCGTTCGAGTCAGCGGTCGCCGAGATCGCGGCCATCACCACCCGGCTACTGGCCGAGCTGCCCGAGCGCCGCCAGCCGCCGCCGACCGTCCCGCCGCTGCGCCGTCCCGAGGTCCGCGCGCGGATGGCGCTGAAGGAACTCAAAAAGCCCTGA
- a CDS encoding MarR family winged helix-turn-helix transcriptional regulator, producing MTDDQGVRWLNGVEQNAWQAYIVATLRLRQRLHRELTEGHAVSLADYEVFVCLSLAPDRQARMSDLADQLGSTKSRLSHQISKLEAAGLVRRTPDPDDKRGVLTQLTDAGQTLLDAAAPTHVRGAREHLIDLLTPEEQSVVGTVFTRVLEHLHDPDNGRASLPGSPGATTGPDW from the coding sequence ATGACCGACGACCAGGGCGTGCGCTGGCTGAACGGCGTCGAGCAGAACGCTTGGCAGGCTTACATCGTCGCGACGCTCCGGCTGCGCCAGCGCCTGCACCGCGAGCTGACCGAGGGCCACGCGGTGTCACTCGCCGACTACGAGGTGTTCGTCTGCCTGAGCCTGGCGCCGGACCGGCAGGCGCGGATGTCGGACCTGGCCGACCAGCTCGGGTCGACCAAGAGCCGGCTCTCGCACCAGATCAGCAAACTGGAGGCCGCCGGCCTGGTCCGCCGCACCCCGGACCCGGACGACAAGCGCGGGGTCCTGACCCAGCTCACGGACGCCGGCCAGACCCTCCTCGACGCGGCGGCCCCGACCCACGTCCGCGGCGCCCGGGAACACCTCATCGACCTGCTGACCCCTGAGGAGCAATCCGTGGTCGGCACGGTCTTCACCCGAGTCCTCGAACACCTGCACGACCCGGACAACGGCCGCGCTTCCCTTCCCGGCTCGCCTGGTGCCACCACGGGTCCGGATTGGTGA